From one bacterium genomic stretch:
- a CDS encoding YbaB/EbfC family nucleoid-associated protein, protein MTDFKDLMRQAQEVRGRFQRLQEELGGRTVEGSAGGGMVVAVMNGRQELLSVRIEKEVVSPDDVGMLQDLVRAAVNDALARSRELAAAEMSKITGGMLPPGIL, encoded by the coding sequence ATGACGGATTTCAAGGACCTGATGCGGCAGGCGCAGGAGGTGCGCGGCCGGTTCCAACGCCTCCAGGAGGAGCTGGGGGGGCGCACCGTCGAGGGGTCGGCGGGCGGCGGGATGGTGGTCGCCGTCATGAACGGCCGCCAGGAGCTCCTCTCCGTGCGCATCGAGAAGGAAGTGGTTTCTCCCGACGACGTGGGGATGCTGCAAGACCTGGTCCGCGCGGCCGTGAACGACGCCCTCGCGCGCTCCCGGGAGCTGGCGGCCGCCGAGATGTCGAAGATCACGGGCGGGATGCTTCCCCCGGGGATCCTGTGA